The nucleotide window ATCATTAGGGAACTGCATTTATATTGACATATTTAATGCAAATATTTCATAGCACACACTATATCTGCTCTCTAAATCCATTACATCTTCATTTACACCCAGAGCTCACATTTGTTACAATCATTTAATCACAAAAACCCAAGCACCTCGATTTCCTTTTTGATAAAAGTGGTGTTACTGTTGACTAGGAGATTCCCTGATATGCAACTTTCCACTCATTTCAAATTGCCCAGAAAGTCCAGAAGTCCTTTGTGCCAGGTTTCTGGGTCATCCAGGTAGCAAGCATGCCCTGCCCCTTGCATGCACAGTACTCTATGATTGGGCAGGTTTTTCAGATTACGAAGTGATACTTCTCCAAGTTGCTCGTCTTTGTCCCCGTATACAATGAGAGTGGGTACCTGCAATATCAGAGAACAGAAAAGTGTTTGTTCTAGAATTTGCTCCAGAGAATAGGTTGTTATATTTCCTCAAAAGTCTTTCAGATAttaagtgagggaaaaaagtagttgatcccctgctgattttgaacgtttgcccactgacaaggaaatgatcagtctaaaattttaatggtaggtgtattttgagagagtgagagagagagaataacaaAATGAAATCCAGaaaagcatgtcaaaaaagttataaattgatctgCATGTCAATgattgaaataaatatttgatcccctatcaatcagcaagatttctggcttccaggtgtcttttatacaggtaacgagcttagattaggagcactctcttaacctcttaaggacacgtgacatgtcatgattcccttttattccagaagtttggtccttaatctcagcttgttacctgtataaaagacacctgtccacagaagcaatcaatcaatcagattccgaactctccaccatggccaagaccaaagagctgtccaaggatgtcagggacaagattgttgacctacacaaggctggaatgggctacaaaaccatcaccaagcagcttggtgagaaggtgacaacagttggtgcgattattcgcaaatagaAGAAACACAAACTAACTGTCAGCCGGGGGGGCGGGGCATGACCGCCATGCTAAAAAGTTGCATGCACGACTAGCTCCTGCAGAATCTCAACATTAATGCCCATAAAAAGCGACTAACTTACCCATCTGCAGCCAGGAAACGGCAGTACTGCAAGCACAGAGGTGCTGGTGCCGAGGCTACTCTTACCACAATAATTCTGACCCCTGAGAGGGCACATCGGCATAGCTGTGTTTGATGCCTACTTGggtggtgagtggagtggacggccgccgccccactatcctgccctgtGGTTTCCCTTTGGAACTCTGACGCCACGTGGTACAGGCCTCGTTCCCTGGGATGATCCCAGTCCTCGCCTTGGGGGTCCTCTAGCAACTTGGAGGCACTGTTGGCATACCGAATGGTCTTAGGCACATCAGTATAAAAGGGCGGACACCTCGGGTCGAGCTATGCACAGCAGAGACAAGGTAGAACTTACCTGCAAACTGGACAAGATTTTCTCAGACTTCTGGGGTAAACTGAATCAACgtctgtgtgtgccagtcagACAGGAGGGGAGTGAACAACCTCCTTGGCCTAAACGAGAGGTGTCAGCTCAGGTAAAAGAACAGGCCCGCAATAGTAAGCAGCAACTGGAGCAGCCTGTGAAGGCAGAAGCAGGGAGTCGCAGTCCAGTGTGGGCAGTGGTCCAGAATATCAGCACACAGCTAGACAACACGCTGCCGCTACCAAGCATGAATAATCTCAATCTGTTTAGACCAGACCAGCAAGCACTGCCTCAGCGAGACTCACGAGGGATCGACTCAGTTTAAGATTCTCTGGTATCTCTAGTAGGGGTCGGCTAAATCGTGACTGTAGACTCTGGTATGTTCCTGTTCCAAAGGattgtttattcatttttgtaTCTACTATTGATTGCTGTGGCCTAAAGTTTGAACACGCACCGGGAGATGTACGTTGCCTCTTGCACAAGCGATGGGTTCCCTGGGGCAACATAAACCTGTATAGTTTACTGCATGTTTCAGACTATTCtaatgtttctatgttaaagctAGTACTATCCATGTCTGTCTGATGCCCTTCATTATGACACTTGTCCCACACTCAGACATGATTTTCCTATAAGACCTAATATAAAAAAGTGCAGCATTCGTGAAAACATGTTGTTATTAGCCTGATCATTTATGAATATCTGCATTGCCATATTGCTTTGTGTTAACATGCCGATTGAACATATGTGTATACctcaatgcactacaaaaataaagaacaaaaaataaataaataactgtaaGTCTCACCTCGAggaggtgaggaatcagcccagaactacacaggaggatctggttaatgatctcaaggcagctgggaccttaataaccaagaaaacaattggtaacacactacgccgtgaaggactgaaattctgcagtctccctgctcaagaaagcacatgtacaggcccgtctgaagtttgccaatgaacatttgAATGAtttagaggagaactgggtgaaagtgttgtggtcagatgagaccaaaatcaagctctttggcatcaactcaactcgatgtgtttggaggagaaggaatgctgcctatgacccataAGAACACcacccccaccgtcaaacatggagaaaacattatgctttgggggtgtttttctgctaaggcgACAGGACAACtacactgcatcaaagggacgatagacggggccatgtactgtcaaaatcttgggtgagaaccgccttccctcagccagggcattgaaaatgggtcgtggatggttaTTCcatcatgacaatgacccaaaacacacagccaaggcaacaaaggagtggctcaaaaagaagcacattaaggtcctggagtggcctagccagtctccagaccttaatcccatagaaaatctgtggagggagctgagggttcgagttgccaaacgtcagcctcgaaaccttaatgacttggagaggatctgcaaaaaggagtgggacaaaatccctccttagCTGTGTGCATACCcgatggccaactacaagaaacatctgacctctgcgatttccaacaCTTATTTTTGCCACCacgtactaagtcgaaggggtcaaatacttatttcactcattgacatgcaaatcaatttataactttttttacatacgtttttctggattttttgtttttctgtctctgcctgttaaaatacacctaccattaaaattatagactgataatttctttgtcagtggaaaaactttcaaaatcagcaggggatcaaatactttttccctcatTGTAATGTTTAATTTTCCAAAAAGTCACCATAATTCATGACAATTCTAAAAAAATCTAATCATAATAAgtctgtattttaaagtcaatCGTTTCCCCCATGAGCTCATGTATGTCCCCATCTCTGGTGTCTAAGTTTCTCACCTGCACACAAGCATATGCTTCAACAGGAAACTTGTCTGTGCAGATGGGTGCTACAGGTACATATGCTGCAAGGTACTGCTGCTGATTCAAAATCAGTGGAAGGGAATACATGCCACTAAGTGAAGGGCTGATAACCACTGCAGGAACCATGTTTAGTGCCTCCAGAACCTCCTGCAGGAATCCAGGTGGAGCCGGCTCTCCCAAGGGACTTGGGGCAACAGCCTCTTTGGACTTTCCCAGGCCTTAGGAAGAATGTTAATGATAAGATTTCCAAGTGATTATTATTGTAAAGAAGAAAAGAATAGAgatgcaaaagagaaaaaaaaagtccaagagaatggaaaaaaataagaaaacagaCAATCGTAAGAGATAGTGAAAGAGGTCTAACCTGGCAAGTCTAATGCCACAGCACGATGTCCTGCAGTTGCTAGTTTTTCCAGAGTGTGCAGAGTTTGCCACTCCAGAGATGAGAATCTAATGCCATGAAGTAAAAGAACGGGATGGCGAGGAGGGCCAGAGAGAGAGCTTTGCACTGCTGCGACCTCCCGAAAGAATAGTGTCTGTCCTGAAACCTTCACGGAACCTTCTTTGATTGGAACCTCAGTCATGTCTGCAGCTACGATTATTCTAGGAAACTAaaacgaaaaaataaatgaataaaccaCAAAACGCATCtacaaacaacacttttttttggTAAATCTGTTTTTTGTTACATGGGTAGTGGATTGTCTATTGACCCAAATCCGTCttaaatacatttaatacattaTATTTCAAAGTGACACATTATGTTTTCAATGTAAAATTTTGAGATATGCTCACCTTACCTCCAATCCAGagccaccatttcctctgctTTGTGGGTTGTATTCTTCTGTAATTCCCACCCCTGGTCCACCCTTCGCCCTGCCTGCAATGTTCTTTCACTTCGCAAAGCAGGGCAAACCTCCTCTATAACACAACTATGCTGGCTTCATTTGTCTGTACATTTGGCGTCTGTACATTATTACACTGCCTTCCCAGTGCTAGCGGTGTTGGATGAGATATGCATGCGCAGCCAAACACCACACACCTCTAACTGCACACACCTCTTGGTTCTGGAtgctgaagcacctctagtggctatcaggaaGGACAGCAGAAGGACTACCTGTGGGAGATGTCTTCTGCTCTCCATTGTCAATCAATTCTTGACAGATgggaaaaatactttttaaaaaatataaatgttttctccaaatctatacatttgctagtaaAAGTATACAAAGAATTGTATGCTCTTTAAAAAAAAGCATTAGTTTTCGCCCGACACGGCAGTCACCAAACTCCCACGGCGGGGCCCAGCAGATTCGACATAGCCCATTCCGTCTGCAGAGAAACAAACCTCTCTGCTCCCAGCAAAGCCCACCTGACATAAGCGACTGCACATCACAGGAAGAGCAGGGCCGAGGTGCTGCGACATCAAGCTTTGCTCACTGCTACAACTCAAGATCTACTGGACTGTCCCGGGCTCGGACAGAGAAGCCGATTTGATGCTGATGACAATAGCATACTCTGGACCTCGCCATCTCTCTGACTTGGCTGAGAAGCTGGCACACCCTACATAGTGCCAACTAATAGCTTGGATTGACCTACTATATTAACCGCATAAGCATGTGCAGTCAGGTACCAAGACAGGTGTGCTCAGCTCAGTATTTAATGCTATGTCCTAGTCTGACCTTTGCCCCTACTTTGAATAAAATATGATGCCATTCTGTGAGCCAAGCTAATGTTACTGTTTACCTTTGTTATGTATAATCTGTACTCACACACGCATGGTCTAGTAGCTGACATGTTAGTTTATCCTATGATTATCCtccaatatattataaaatgtgcaatgttattAGATGCCATACAATTGTCCCTAACTGTTGATTACTCAGCTGgtaatagctgttgtggcatttcttgtctctttgtattttacatgcacgacaaaataaagaataaaaaaacaaaaacaaaagcattAGTTTTACCTGGCATGGCAGGTACCCTTTAAAAACATGCTTGTGTTTTTATTAGGGATGAAATATGGAACATGTCAGTCCATACACAAACTCATTAATACTCTGTGTATGGACAGGCCTGATTAGCTACATTGCTGTACATCTACCGGTCATCATAAACCCGTCTCATATTGTTAGCTTATATGAGAAAGGTTATTTGCCTCTTGTCTTGCGTCTCTTAACATCATTTTTTCTCTGACAATTGCTTGTTGTTAAATAACTTCAGGGTGACACACCCACTTTACGGGCAATGCCATTAACACCCACCGCCTACCCCTTCTGATCCAGATCTGATACAGCAGGCAggtctattttattatttatttatatagcgtcatcagATTCCGAAGCGCAcataacaaatgtaaaaaaaaaaaaaaagtaatatttttacTCTCTTGTCTATGAGATGATCATAACTCTAAACTTCATTAGAAAAAGCTTACACAGTTGTGCAGTTGATAATAAAGACTATATCTGAACTTTGCATTATTATGACCTGAGCAGATATAGCTCATTAATCATGACCTCAGCCTGGCACAAGGGAGGCCGAAAAgatggctaagcatcatgggagatgtagtccttcAACAGCTGCAGAACTACTTTTTAGCCATCCCTGGCTAAACGAATCATTAGTGAGCAAAACTATGCCAGCAGTGCTggttgtctgtatgtgtaccCAGAGGGCGTGCTTCTGCATGCATGCAGTATTAGTAAGGATTATTAATTAACATTAGTTAGCAGGTAAGTACCTACCGTGCTGTAAGAAGCAATGGCCACTGGAGTCCAAAGTACAGACAGGAAGCAACATAATATCCACTACAACCACTGCACAGTGCTGCCATCCTCTGTCACACAATCAGTACTACAGGTcgctgttctataatgggcacagTGATCAAACATTTCATTATGAACACTGCCACCTAGTGTCATGTAAGAGGCAATGCAACACAGTCTcctatagtttgaatatttacagTCCTATATTGTATTATTGGACCATCTGCATTCTGCAATGCCGTCTTTCGGTTTAAGTCAGGCCCGATCAAGTCCCTAAACTCTCCCACTACTTCTTCTAACCCCAATTCCATGTTCATAGAGGAGTAGAAATCTCTAATCCCCATGTACCTATTTATCTATCCCTTACTTGATATGGggtgacagggccggactgggacaacaATTCGGCCCGGGCACTTAAAGACAGAACAGCCCACTAGAAGGGGCAGGGTCAGAAATGCCAAATGAGTATGTTAGTGTGATGCCCCTCCAGAGCATCTAGTGCTCTTGGGTGAAGTAAATGTCCTGTTTGTTGGGGAGCATTGTGAATGTAATTATGCGCTGTCTTTgctggtgacttgtctctggtgttctcaatagtgggataccagagaaaaAATGTGGAGCAGGGATGTCAAagtgtgttgtgcatgtgtggagaTGCTCCCTGTGGTGTTTTATGTGTTTGAAGGCTGCTTTTGAGAGCAGGGGTGTggcgtgtgtagtgtgtttgtgtgagtgtgggtggtgtagtgtgcatatagggatatagagtgtgtgtagtgtgtatataagggtatagagtgtatgtagtCTGTTTGTGCGTTAGTGCATGGGCTatagtgtgcatatatatatatatatgggtagaaagtgtgtgtgttagtgcaggggctgcaGTTGGTATATAGGGgtacagagtgtgtttagtgtctTAATGCAGGGGATGCAGTatgtatataggggtatagagtgtgtgtagggtgttgtgttagtgcaggtgatgtagtgtgtatataagggtatAGAtgctatgtagtgtgtttgtgtgttagtgcaggggctgtagtgtgtatatatggatataAAGTGTGTGAAGTGTTTGTGTAGGAGTGCAGGggctgtggtgtgtgtgtatatgtgtttagagtttgtatagtgtgtttttgtgttagtgcatgggctgtagtgtgtgtgtgtatggatataaAGTGTGTGAAGTGTTTGTGTGGTAGTGCAGGGGCTGTATATGGGTTTAGAGTGcgtatagtgtgtttgtgtgtacgtatGAGAGGGTATTTGGATAGTTAGTATAcagtaatttaataataataaaaaaacatgttctaccctttccccttattacctttcaggggggacagggggcccgcagatccctggtggtccagtgagaggGGATATGCCGCAAGGTAATCACGTCTCTGCCTCTCTCGACTCccgttttttcagagcgttgccgtgggttaccatggcaacgctctaataATATTGGCTCTCGCGAGAAGACAGATGGCTTGCCCGTGCACAGAGCCTTTCGCTCcctgtcagaggcggctctagactttatgaggccttaggcaaaactcaaacatgaggccccactaacaaaaaagtgtcacatatacacattgatgcactgatGCAcattgaggctgagggttgtggggggtggtgaggctgagggtagtgtggggggtagtgaggctgagggtggtggggggtagtgaggctgagggtggttgggggtggtgatgctgagggtggtgtgaggggtagtgaggctgagggtggtgggagggtgaggctgaggggggtgagagagagcctaccttaatttccctggtggtccagtgggctccctggtggtccggtggccactgctcccggtctgcagcttcgcagagctgcagaccatgtaatctcacgagaccatcagagcgttgccatggtaacccgcggcaacgctctgattggccgtttttcgcgagacacatggtctgcagctctgctcactgcggagctgcagaccggtgtctgtggtggctggccgggctgccaggag belongs to Pelobates fuscus isolate aPelFus1 chromosome 7, aPelFus1.pri, whole genome shotgun sequence and includes:
- the ABHD14B gene encoding putative protein-lysine deacylase ABHD14B — encoded protein: MTEVPIKEGSVKVSGQTLFFREVAAVQSSLSGPPRHPVLLLHGIRFSSLEWQTLHTLEKLATAGHRAVALDLPGLGKSKEAVAPSPLGEPAPPGFLQEVLEALNMVPAVVISPSLSGMYSLPLILNQQQYLAAYVPVAPICTDKFPVEAYACVQVPTLIVYGDKDEQLGEVSLRNLKNLPNHRVLCMQGAGHACYLDDPETWHKGLLDFLGNLK